One window of Alosa sapidissima isolate fAloSap1 chromosome 21, fAloSap1.pri, whole genome shotgun sequence genomic DNA carries:
- the ubap2l gene encoding ubiquitin-associated protein 2-like isoform X10 translates to MMTSVGGSRARSNWEQTQGQTQNQSQHKQRPQATAEQIRLAQMISHHNDADFEEKVKQLIDITGKDQDESMIALHDCNGDVNRAINVLLEGNPDTDSWEMVGKKKSVSGQKESSQTEAGDEGKENRDRGGERDVARRRGGAPRRGRGASRGREFRGQENGLDGTKTGGIAGRGTERGRRGRGRGRGAGGRRGGRFSAQGMGTFNPADYAEPTNTEDSYAGGTTWCNTGSTEQEDGSRLEITAKFDSAPGAWRTATEEWGTEDWNEDLSETKIFTASSVASMPLPQENVTITAGQRIDLAVLLGKTPPSSSSAEPDPASMEPQQPQSLPQSLVFSNSKQATPLSQPPATSSYNQHSMVSMLSKGFGEVGEPKAGSGGPTSGSQFLEQFKTAQALAQLAAQHSQPAPPSTGPSSWDTGSSSLGQYDLKAGPEVSVHSPFTKRQPYPSSSTSASMMDAFMQDKATPPRPPSSSASPAVSAASPKPGAHGQQVSPGPAGDPHGGAASLPLQQQQKLKQQKKRASITTKIPSMAVEMPGSADISGLNLQFGALQFGSEPVLPEYEAQATVPMATPGSQSQNSLYTSGSSEPTLSNPSQMDLYEQRANQARRYPASVSSSPHKDMQPKNGFSSLQTAQSLEAAAGSAVPVKPPSDVSAPSVSSMGSLADGTSGPGSLLTTANQTSLNTMGHNEDPSANSMAPPQHNNSLPPQQNCLASSSVRSANSNLLHGGVDGDSSLHSSSFPSVSGVGPSSVPPSSSSSSSGVAAVSLSPAQQQPSSSSSSSSVGSGLGPVSSLAMSLTTAAGGATSIITPQVAATAIASSTVSSSAAGPASSASASSSRSTAASGKAPPNLPPGVPPLLPNPYIMAPGLLHAYPPQVYGYDDLQMLQTRIPLDYYSIAPFATPTTALTGREGSLTNNPYSAGDLSKFGRGDASSPAPATTLAQPQQNQTQTHHTTQQPFLNPGLPPGYSYTSLPYYPGVPGLANTFQYGPAMFPVAPTSSKQHGVNVGVNASATPFQQASSYGSHGYGTGVSVTSSNTGVPDISGSVYTKTQSFEKQGFHAGTPTAPFSLPSALGSGGPINAQAAAGYAPAPFMHILTPHQQPHSQILHHHMQQDGQSASGQRSQGASIQQKSQITKSAYNSYNWGGN, encoded by the exons GACTCTTGGGAGATGGTGGGCAAGAAGAAGAGTGTGTCGGGCCAGAAAGAGAGCAGCCAGACGGAGGCTGGAGACGAAGGGAAAGAGAACCGCGACCGGGGAGGAGAGCGGGACGTGGCCCGCCGTCGCGGAGGAGCCCCACGCAGGGGCAGAGGGGCCAGCCGTGGACGAgagt TTCGTGGCCAGGAGAATGGCCTGGATGGGACCAAAACGGGCGGAATAGCTGGCCGCGGCACAGAGCGAGGCAGGCGAGGCCGCGGCAGAGGACGAG GAGCCGGTGGGAGGCGAGGAGGTCGATTTTCGGCGCAGGGCATGGG AACCTTTAACCCTGCGGACTACGCTGAGCCAACCAACACGGAGGACAGCTACGCGGGCGGGACCACCTGGTGCAACACCGGCAGCACGGAACAGGAGGACGGATCCA GACTGGAGATCACTGCCAAGTTTGACTCCGCTCCAG GAGCATGGAGAACTGCTACAGAGGAATGGGGAACAGAGGACTGGAATGAAgac CTTTCAGAGACCAAGATATTCACTGCCTCCAGTGTGGCCTCCATGCCTCTCCCTCAAGAGAACGTAACCATCACTGCTGGACAGAG GATTGACCTGGCTGTGCTTCTGGGTAAGACCccaccctcttcctcctccgccGAGCCTGACCCCGCCTCCATGGAGCCTCAGCAGCCTCAATCACTCCCCCAGTCCCTGGTCTTCAGCAACTCCAAGCAGGCCACCCCCCTCTCCCAGCCCCCCGCCACCTCCTCCTACAACCAGCACAGCATG GTGAGCATGCTGTCCAAAGGCTTCGGGGAGGTCGGCGAGCCCAAGGCTGGCAGTGGCGGCCCGACCAGCGGTTCCCAGTTCCTGGAGCAGTTCAAGACGGCCCAGGCGCTGGCCCAGCTGGCCGCCCAGCACTCGCAGCCAGCTCCCCCCAGCACAGGGCCCTCCTCCTGGGACACAGGCTCCAGCTCTTTGGGCCAGTATG atctgaAGGCAGGCCCCGAAGTGTCGGTGCACAGCCCCTTCACCAAGCGCCAGCCCTacccttcctcctccacctctgccTCCATGATGGACGCCTTCATGCAGGACAAAGCTACGCCCCCTCGGCCTCCCTCCTCGTCCGCGTCCCCTGCCGTCTCCGCTGCCTCGCCCAAACCGGGGGCTCACGGCCAGCAGGTGTCCCCCGGCCCTGCTGGGGATCCGCACGGCGGCGCCGCCTCCCTGCCTCTGCAGCAGCAACAGAAGCTCAAACAGCAGAAGAAGAGAGCCTCCATCACCACTAAG ATTCCATCTATGGCAGTAGAGATGCCGGGCTCGGCTGACATTTCGGGACTCAACCTGCAGTTTGGAGCGCTGCAGTTCGGATCAGAACCGGTTCTTCCAGAGTACGAGGCCCAGGCGACCGTACCCATGGCAACCCCCGGCAGCCAGTCGCAGAACAGCCTCTACACAAGTGGCAGCAG CGAGCCTACCCTGTCAAATCCCAGCCAGATGGATCTCTATGAGCAGAGAGCCAATCAGGCGCGACGCTACCCTGCCTCCGTATCCTCGTCCCCCCACAAGGACATGCAGCCCAAG AATGGGTTCAGCTCTCTCCAGACCGCGCAATCTCTAGAAG CTGCAGCAGGCTCTGCAGTGCCCGTGAAGCCCCCCTCAGATGTCTCCGCCCCCTCCGTCTCCAGCATGGGCTCATTGGCTGATGGCACGTCAGGACCCGGCTCCTTGTTGACCACAGCCAATCAGACGTCGCTTAACACAATGGGTCACAACGAAGACCCATCCGCTAATTCTATGGCCCCACCCCAACACAACAA TTCGCTCCCTCCCCAGCAGAACTGCCTGGCGTCATCTTCAGTTCGTAGCGCTAACTCAAATCTACTG CATGGTGGGGTTGATGGCGACTCCagcctccactcctcctccttcccctcgGTCTCTGGCGTGGGCCCTTCGTCCGttcccccttcctcctcttcgTCATCCTCGGGCGTGGCGGCGGTCTCCCTGAGCCCGGCGCAGCAgcagccctcctcctcctcctcctcttcctcggtgGGCTCGGGCCTCGGCCCCGTCAGCAGCCTGGCCATGAGTCTGACCACCGCTGCCGGCGGCGCTACCTCCATCATTACCCCGCAGGTCGCTGCCACGGCGATCGCCTCTTCCACGGTCTCGTCCTCGGCGGCTGGCCCTGCATCCTCGGCTTCGGCCTCCTCGTCACGCAGCACGGCTGCCTCAG GGAAAGCGCCTCCAAACCTGCCCCCTGGAGTGCCCCCCCTGCTGCCCAACCCCTACATCATGGCCCCCGGCCTGCTCCACGCATATCCG CCACAGGTATACGGCTACGATGACCTGCAGATGCTGCAGACCAGGATACCACTG GACTACTACAGCATCGCCCCGTTCGCCACGCCCACCACAGCTTTGACGGGCAGAGAAGGCAGCCTGACCAACAACCCTTACTCAG CTGGCGACCTGTCGAAGTTCGGCCGTGGCGACGCGTCGTCCCCAGCGCCGGCCACCACGCTGGCGCAGCCGCAGCAGAACCAGACGCAGACGCACCACACCACGCAGCAGCCCTTCCTCAATCCCGGCCTGCCGCCCGGCTACAGCTACACCAGCCTGCCGTACTACCCCGGCGTCCCCGGCCTGGCTAACACCTTCCAGTACGGGCCGGCCATGTTCCCG GTGGCGCCTACCTCGTCAAAGCAGCACGGCGTGAACGTGGGAGTGAACGCCTCCGCCACGCCCTTCCAGCAGGCCAGCAGCTATGGTTCCCATGGATACGGCACGG GAGTGTCCGTGACCTCCAGCAACACTGGGGTTCCCGACATTTCGGGATCTGTTTACACCAAGACGCAG TCGTTTGAGAAGCAGGGTTTCCACGCAGGCACTCCTACGGCCCCCTTTAGCCTGCCGTCAGCCCTGGGCAGTGGGGGTCCCATCAACGCCCAGGCTGCCGCCGGCTACGCCCCGGCCCCCTTCATGCACATCCTGACCCCCCACCAACAGCCCCACTCTCAGATCCTGCACCACCACATGCAGCAGGATGGGCAG aGTGCCTCTGGACAGCGCAGTCAGGGTGCCTCCATCCAACAGAAATCCCAGATCACCAAGTCGGCTTACAACAGCTACAACTGGGGAGGAAACTAA
- the ubap2l gene encoding ubiquitin-associated protein 2-like isoform X11, whose translation MMTSVGGSRARSNWEQTQGQTQNQSQHKQRPQATAEQIRLAQMISHHNDADFEEKVKQLIDITGKDQDESMIALHDCNGDVNRAINVLLEGNPDTDSWEMVGKKKSVSGQKESSQTEAGDEGKENRDRGGERDVARRRGGAPRRGRGASRGREFRGQENGLDGTKTGGIAGRGTERGRRGRGRGRGAGGRRGGRFSAQGMGTFNPADYAEPTNTEDSYAGGTTWCNTGSTEQEDGSRLEITAKFDSAPGAWRTATEEWGTEDWNEDLSETKIFTASSVASMPLPQENVTITAGQRIDLAVLLGKTPPSSSSAEPDPASMEPQQPQSLPQSLVFSNSKQATPLSQPPATSSYNQHSMVSMLSKGFGEVGEPKAGSGGPTSGSQFLEQFKTAQALAQLAAQHSQPAPPSTGPSSWDTGSSSLGQYDLKAGPEVSVHSPFTKRQPYPSSSTSASMMDAFMQDKATPPRPPSSSASPAVSAASPKPGAHGQQVSPGPAGDPHGGAASLPLQQQQKLKQQKKRASITTKIPSMAVEMPGSADISGLNLQFGALQFGSEPVLPEYEAQATVPMATPGSQSQNSLYTSGSSEPTLSNPSQMDLYEQRANQARRYPASVSSSPHKDMQPKNGFSSLQTAQSLEAAAGSAVPVKPPSDVSAPSVSSMGSLADGTSGPGSLLTTANQTSLNTMGHNEDPSANSMAPPQHNNSLPPQQNCLASSSVRSANSNLLHGGVDGDSSLHSSSFPSVSGVGPSSVPPSSSSSSSGVAAVSLSPAQQQPSSSSSSSSVGSGLGPVSSLAMSLTTAAGGATSIITPQVAATAIASSTVSSSAAGPASSASASSSRSTAASGKAPPNLPPGVPPLLPNPYIMAPGLLHAYPPQVYGYDDLQMLQTRIPLDYYSIAPFATPTTALTGREGSLTNNPYSAGDLSKFGRGDASSPAPATTLAQPQQNQTQTHHTTQQPFLNPGLPPGYSYTSLPYYPGVPGLANTFQYGPAMFPVAPTSSKQHGVNVGVNASATPFQQASSYGSHGYGTGVSVTSSNTGVPDISGSVYTKTQQSFEKQGFHAGTPTAPFSLPSALGSGGPINAQAAAGYAPAPFMHILTPHQQPHSQILHHHMQQDGQSASGQRSQGASIQQKSQITKSAYNSYNWGGN comes from the exons GACTCTTGGGAGATGGTGGGCAAGAAGAAGAGTGTGTCGGGCCAGAAAGAGAGCAGCCAGACGGAGGCTGGAGACGAAGGGAAAGAGAACCGCGACCGGGGAGGAGAGCGGGACGTGGCCCGCCGTCGCGGAGGAGCCCCACGCAGGGGCAGAGGGGCCAGCCGTGGACGAgagt TTCGTGGCCAGGAGAATGGCCTGGATGGGACCAAAACGGGCGGAATAGCTGGCCGCGGCACAGAGCGAGGCAGGCGAGGCCGCGGCAGAGGACGAG GAGCCGGTGGGAGGCGAGGAGGTCGATTTTCGGCGCAGGGCATGGG AACCTTTAACCCTGCGGACTACGCTGAGCCAACCAACACGGAGGACAGCTACGCGGGCGGGACCACCTGGTGCAACACCGGCAGCACGGAACAGGAGGACGGATCCA GACTGGAGATCACTGCCAAGTTTGACTCCGCTCCAG GAGCATGGAGAACTGCTACAGAGGAATGGGGAACAGAGGACTGGAATGAAgac CTTTCAGAGACCAAGATATTCACTGCCTCCAGTGTGGCCTCCATGCCTCTCCCTCAAGAGAACGTAACCATCACTGCTGGACAGAG GATTGACCTGGCTGTGCTTCTGGGTAAGACCccaccctcttcctcctccgccGAGCCTGACCCCGCCTCCATGGAGCCTCAGCAGCCTCAATCACTCCCCCAGTCCCTGGTCTTCAGCAACTCCAAGCAGGCCACCCCCCTCTCCCAGCCCCCCGCCACCTCCTCCTACAACCAGCACAGCATG GTGAGCATGCTGTCCAAAGGCTTCGGGGAGGTCGGCGAGCCCAAGGCTGGCAGTGGCGGCCCGACCAGCGGTTCCCAGTTCCTGGAGCAGTTCAAGACGGCCCAGGCGCTGGCCCAGCTGGCCGCCCAGCACTCGCAGCCAGCTCCCCCCAGCACAGGGCCCTCCTCCTGGGACACAGGCTCCAGCTCTTTGGGCCAGTATG atctgaAGGCAGGCCCCGAAGTGTCGGTGCACAGCCCCTTCACCAAGCGCCAGCCCTacccttcctcctccacctctgccTCCATGATGGACGCCTTCATGCAGGACAAAGCTACGCCCCCTCGGCCTCCCTCCTCGTCCGCGTCCCCTGCCGTCTCCGCTGCCTCGCCCAAACCGGGGGCTCACGGCCAGCAGGTGTCCCCCGGCCCTGCTGGGGATCCGCACGGCGGCGCCGCCTCCCTGCCTCTGCAGCAGCAACAGAAGCTCAAACAGCAGAAGAAGAGAGCCTCCATCACCACTAAG ATTCCATCTATGGCAGTAGAGATGCCGGGCTCGGCTGACATTTCGGGACTCAACCTGCAGTTTGGAGCGCTGCAGTTCGGATCAGAACCGGTTCTTCCAGAGTACGAGGCCCAGGCGACCGTACCCATGGCAACCCCCGGCAGCCAGTCGCAGAACAGCCTCTACACAAGTGGCAGCAG CGAGCCTACCCTGTCAAATCCCAGCCAGATGGATCTCTATGAGCAGAGAGCCAATCAGGCGCGACGCTACCCTGCCTCCGTATCCTCGTCCCCCCACAAGGACATGCAGCCCAAG AATGGGTTCAGCTCTCTCCAGACCGCGCAATCTCTAGAAG CTGCAGCAGGCTCTGCAGTGCCCGTGAAGCCCCCCTCAGATGTCTCCGCCCCCTCCGTCTCCAGCATGGGCTCATTGGCTGATGGCACGTCAGGACCCGGCTCCTTGTTGACCACAGCCAATCAGACGTCGCTTAACACAATGGGTCACAACGAAGACCCATCCGCTAATTCTATGGCCCCACCCCAACACAACAA TTCGCTCCCTCCCCAGCAGAACTGCCTGGCGTCATCTTCAGTTCGTAGCGCTAACTCAAATCTACTG CATGGTGGGGTTGATGGCGACTCCagcctccactcctcctccttcccctcgGTCTCTGGCGTGGGCCCTTCGTCCGttcccccttcctcctcttcgTCATCCTCGGGCGTGGCGGCGGTCTCCCTGAGCCCGGCGCAGCAgcagccctcctcctcctcctcctcttcctcggtgGGCTCGGGCCTCGGCCCCGTCAGCAGCCTGGCCATGAGTCTGACCACCGCTGCCGGCGGCGCTACCTCCATCATTACCCCGCAGGTCGCTGCCACGGCGATCGCCTCTTCCACGGTCTCGTCCTCGGCGGCTGGCCCTGCATCCTCGGCTTCGGCCTCCTCGTCACGCAGCACGGCTGCCTCAG GGAAAGCGCCTCCAAACCTGCCCCCTGGAGTGCCCCCCCTGCTGCCCAACCCCTACATCATGGCCCCCGGCCTGCTCCACGCATATCCG CCACAGGTATACGGCTACGATGACCTGCAGATGCTGCAGACCAGGATACCACTG GACTACTACAGCATCGCCCCGTTCGCCACGCCCACCACAGCTTTGACGGGCAGAGAAGGCAGCCTGACCAACAACCCTTACTCAG CTGGCGACCTGTCGAAGTTCGGCCGTGGCGACGCGTCGTCCCCAGCGCCGGCCACCACGCTGGCGCAGCCGCAGCAGAACCAGACGCAGACGCACCACACCACGCAGCAGCCCTTCCTCAATCCCGGCCTGCCGCCCGGCTACAGCTACACCAGCCTGCCGTACTACCCCGGCGTCCCCGGCCTGGCTAACACCTTCCAGTACGGGCCGGCCATGTTCCCG GTGGCGCCTACCTCGTCAAAGCAGCACGGCGTGAACGTGGGAGTGAACGCCTCCGCCACGCCCTTCCAGCAGGCCAGCAGCTATGGTTCCCATGGATACGGCACGG GAGTGTCCGTGACCTCCAGCAACACTGGGGTTCCCGACATTTCGGGATCTGTTTACACCAAGACGCAG CAGTCGTTTGAGAAGCAGGGTTTCCACGCAGGCACTCCTACGGCCCCCTTTAGCCTGCCGTCAGCCCTGGGCAGTGGGGGTCCCATCAACGCCCAGGCTGCCGCCGGCTACGCCCCGGCCCCCTTCATGCACATCCTGACCCCCCACCAACAGCCCCACTCTCAGATCCTGCACCACCACATGCAGCAGGATGGGCAG aGTGCCTCTGGACAGCGCAGTCAGGGTGCCTCCATCCAACAGAAATCCCAGATCACCAAGTCGGCTTACAACAGCTACAACTGGGGAGGAAACTAA
- the ubap2l gene encoding ubiquitin-associated protein 2-like isoform X8, whose product MMTSVGGSRARSNWEQTQGQTQNQSQHKQRPQATAEQIRLAQMISHHNDADFEEKVKQLIDITGKDQDESMIALHDCNGDVNRAINVLLEGNPDTDSWEMVGKKKSVSGQKESSQTEAGDEGKENRDRGGERDVARRRGGAPRRGRGASRGREFRGQENGLDGTKTGGIAGRGTERGRRGRGRGRGGSAPGAGGRRGGRFSAQGMGQIDQGPSYDFSGDERTFNPADYAEPTNTEDSYAGGTTWCNTGSTEQEDGSRLEITAKFDSAPGAWRTATEEWGTEDWNEDLSETKIFTASSVASMPLPQENVTITAGQRIDLAVLLGKTPPSSSSAEPDPASMEPQQPQSLPQSLVFSNSKQATPLSQPPATSSYNQHSMVSMLSKGFGEVGEPKAGSGGPTSGSQFLEQFKTAQALAQLAAQHSQPAPPSTGPSSWDTGSSSLGQYDLKAGPEVSVHSPFTKRQPYPSSSTSASMMDAFMQDKATPPRPPSSSASPAVSAASPKPGAHGQQVSPGPAGDPHGGAASLPLQQQQKLKQQKKRASITTKIPSMAVEMPGSADISGLNLQFGALQFGSEPVLPEYEAQATVPMATPGSQSQNSLYTSGSSEPTLSNPSQMDLYEQRANQARRYPASVSSSPHKDMQPKNGFSSLQTAQSLEAAAGSAVPVKPPSDVSAPSVSSMGSLADGTSGPGSLLTTANQTSLNTMGHNEDPSANSMAPPQHNNSLPPQQNCLASSSVRSANSNLLHGGVDGDSSLHSSSFPSVSGVGPSSVPPSSSSSSSGVAAVSLSPAQQQPSSSSSSSSVGSGLGPVSSLAMSLTTAAGGATSIITPQVAATAIASSTVSSSAAGPASSASASSSRSTAASGKAPPNLPPGVPPLLPNPYIMAPGLLHAYPPQVYGYDDLQMLQTRIPLDYYSIAPFATPTTALTGREGSLTNNPYSAGDLSKFGRGDASSPAPATTLAQPQQNQTQTHHTTQQPFLNPGLPPGYSYTSLPYYPGVPGLANTFQYGPAMFPVAPTSSKQHGVNVGVNASATPFQQASSYGSHGYGTGVSVTSSNTGVPDISGSVYTKTQSFEKQGFHAGTPTAPFSLPSALGSGGPINAQAAAGYAPAPFMHILTPHQQPHSQILHHHMQQDGQSASGQRSQGASIQQKSQITKSAYNSYNWGGN is encoded by the exons GACTCTTGGGAGATGGTGGGCAAGAAGAAGAGTGTGTCGGGCCAGAAAGAGAGCAGCCAGACGGAGGCTGGAGACGAAGGGAAAGAGAACCGCGACCGGGGAGGAGAGCGGGACGTGGCCCGCCGTCGCGGAGGAGCCCCACGCAGGGGCAGAGGGGCCAGCCGTGGACGAgagt TTCGTGGCCAGGAGAATGGCCTGGATGGGACCAAAACGGGCGGAATAGCTGGCCGCGGCACAGAGCGAGGCAGGCGAGGCCGCGGCAGAGGACGAGGTGGGTCGGCCCCTG GAGCCGGTGGGAGGCGAGGAGGTCGATTTTCGGCGCAGGGCATGGG CCAGATTGATCAGGGCCCCAGCTATGATTTTTCAGGAGACGAGAG AACCTTTAACCCTGCGGACTACGCTGAGCCAACCAACACGGAGGACAGCTACGCGGGCGGGACCACCTGGTGCAACACCGGCAGCACGGAACAGGAGGACGGATCCA GACTGGAGATCACTGCCAAGTTTGACTCCGCTCCAG GAGCATGGAGAACTGCTACAGAGGAATGGGGAACAGAGGACTGGAATGAAgac CTTTCAGAGACCAAGATATTCACTGCCTCCAGTGTGGCCTCCATGCCTCTCCCTCAAGAGAACGTAACCATCACTGCTGGACAGAG GATTGACCTGGCTGTGCTTCTGGGTAAGACCccaccctcttcctcctccgccGAGCCTGACCCCGCCTCCATGGAGCCTCAGCAGCCTCAATCACTCCCCCAGTCCCTGGTCTTCAGCAACTCCAAGCAGGCCACCCCCCTCTCCCAGCCCCCCGCCACCTCCTCCTACAACCAGCACAGCATG GTGAGCATGCTGTCCAAAGGCTTCGGGGAGGTCGGCGAGCCCAAGGCTGGCAGTGGCGGCCCGACCAGCGGTTCCCAGTTCCTGGAGCAGTTCAAGACGGCCCAGGCGCTGGCCCAGCTGGCCGCCCAGCACTCGCAGCCAGCTCCCCCCAGCACAGGGCCCTCCTCCTGGGACACAGGCTCCAGCTCTTTGGGCCAGTATG atctgaAGGCAGGCCCCGAAGTGTCGGTGCACAGCCCCTTCACCAAGCGCCAGCCCTacccttcctcctccacctctgccTCCATGATGGACGCCTTCATGCAGGACAAAGCTACGCCCCCTCGGCCTCCCTCCTCGTCCGCGTCCCCTGCCGTCTCCGCTGCCTCGCCCAAACCGGGGGCTCACGGCCAGCAGGTGTCCCCCGGCCCTGCTGGGGATCCGCACGGCGGCGCCGCCTCCCTGCCTCTGCAGCAGCAACAGAAGCTCAAACAGCAGAAGAAGAGAGCCTCCATCACCACTAAG ATTCCATCTATGGCAGTAGAGATGCCGGGCTCGGCTGACATTTCGGGACTCAACCTGCAGTTTGGAGCGCTGCAGTTCGGATCAGAACCGGTTCTTCCAGAGTACGAGGCCCAGGCGACCGTACCCATGGCAACCCCCGGCAGCCAGTCGCAGAACAGCCTCTACACAAGTGGCAGCAG CGAGCCTACCCTGTCAAATCCCAGCCAGATGGATCTCTATGAGCAGAGAGCCAATCAGGCGCGACGCTACCCTGCCTCCGTATCCTCGTCCCCCCACAAGGACATGCAGCCCAAG AATGGGTTCAGCTCTCTCCAGACCGCGCAATCTCTAGAAG CTGCAGCAGGCTCTGCAGTGCCCGTGAAGCCCCCCTCAGATGTCTCCGCCCCCTCCGTCTCCAGCATGGGCTCATTGGCTGATGGCACGTCAGGACCCGGCTCCTTGTTGACCACAGCCAATCAGACGTCGCTTAACACAATGGGTCACAACGAAGACCCATCCGCTAATTCTATGGCCCCACCCCAACACAACAA TTCGCTCCCTCCCCAGCAGAACTGCCTGGCGTCATCTTCAGTTCGTAGCGCTAACTCAAATCTACTG CATGGTGGGGTTGATGGCGACTCCagcctccactcctcctccttcccctcgGTCTCTGGCGTGGGCCCTTCGTCCGttcccccttcctcctcttcgTCATCCTCGGGCGTGGCGGCGGTCTCCCTGAGCCCGGCGCAGCAgcagccctcctcctcctcctcctcttcctcggtgGGCTCGGGCCTCGGCCCCGTCAGCAGCCTGGCCATGAGTCTGACCACCGCTGCCGGCGGCGCTACCTCCATCATTACCCCGCAGGTCGCTGCCACGGCGATCGCCTCTTCCACGGTCTCGTCCTCGGCGGCTGGCCCTGCATCCTCGGCTTCGGCCTCCTCGTCACGCAGCACGGCTGCCTCAG GGAAAGCGCCTCCAAACCTGCCCCCTGGAGTGCCCCCCCTGCTGCCCAACCCCTACATCATGGCCCCCGGCCTGCTCCACGCATATCCG CCACAGGTATACGGCTACGATGACCTGCAGATGCTGCAGACCAGGATACCACTG GACTACTACAGCATCGCCCCGTTCGCCACGCCCACCACAGCTTTGACGGGCAGAGAAGGCAGCCTGACCAACAACCCTTACTCAG CTGGCGACCTGTCGAAGTTCGGCCGTGGCGACGCGTCGTCCCCAGCGCCGGCCACCACGCTGGCGCAGCCGCAGCAGAACCAGACGCAGACGCACCACACCACGCAGCAGCCCTTCCTCAATCCCGGCCTGCCGCCCGGCTACAGCTACACCAGCCTGCCGTACTACCCCGGCGTCCCCGGCCTGGCTAACACCTTCCAGTACGGGCCGGCCATGTTCCCG GTGGCGCCTACCTCGTCAAAGCAGCACGGCGTGAACGTGGGAGTGAACGCCTCCGCCACGCCCTTCCAGCAGGCCAGCAGCTATGGTTCCCATGGATACGGCACGG GAGTGTCCGTGACCTCCAGCAACACTGGGGTTCCCGACATTTCGGGATCTGTTTACACCAAGACGCAG TCGTTTGAGAAGCAGGGTTTCCACGCAGGCACTCCTACGGCCCCCTTTAGCCTGCCGTCAGCCCTGGGCAGTGGGGGTCCCATCAACGCCCAGGCTGCCGCCGGCTACGCCCCGGCCCCCTTCATGCACATCCTGACCCCCCACCAACAGCCCCACTCTCAGATCCTGCACCACCACATGCAGCAGGATGGGCAG aGTGCCTCTGGACAGCGCAGTCAGGGTGCCTCCATCCAACAGAAATCCCAGATCACCAAGTCGGCTTACAACAGCTACAACTGGGGAGGAAACTAA